A section of the Salminus brasiliensis chromosome 10, fSalBra1.hap2, whole genome shotgun sequence genome encodes:
- the LOC140564849 gene encoding fibroleukin: MKLSLLYWFLLLATWSQSLCSDTGTDTQETDYHETNSNESDSYQTDTHSISSGLMQCGEYSNEVMPNGQCRLMATLPQLEEQRCPDMFRCTDEVSYWLHENEERKQQMQDLKETISELQEELRNHRHRIKVLELQSEEKNNQNSSLEQRFRALEQIYEEAITLLHVHGSLIYDMQTQIRNLTLAVERVQRNPGCMINIVRTSPLLSAKETLHPEVQHIRNCPIDCASLYYNGVHRSGIFAVVPSLGSTPIEVYCDMETDGGGWTTFQRRQDGKVNFNRKWTEYRDGFGDLHGEFWLGNDHIHDISSQGDYCLRIDLEDWNGKHKHALYQSFRIEDEENQYRLHISGFSGTVEDSFSWYHDKQSFSTPDTGNICAEISHGGWWYHQCFFANLNGVYYKGGRYSVKGKNLLGPDGIVWYTWKDSDYYSLKKVSMMIRPRTFKPRLSP, encoded by the exons ATGAAGTTGTCTCTGCTGTATTGGTTCTTACTTCTAGCAACTTGGAGCCAGTCACTCTGCAGTGATACTGGCACAGACACTCAGGAAACAGACTATCATGAAACAAATTCAAATGAATCAGACTCTTATcaaactgacacacacagcatcagcaGTGGCCTAATGCAGTGTGGTGAATATAGCAATGAGGTTATGCCCAATGGACAGTGTCGTTTGATGGCCACTTTACCACAGCTGGAGGAGCAGAGATGTCCTGACATGTTTCGCTGCACAGATGAGGTGTCTTATTGGCTGCATGAGAACGAGGAGCGCAAACAGCAAATGCAAGACTTGAAGGAGACTATCTCAGAGCTTCAGGAAGAGCTACGGAATCACAGACATCGCATCAAAGTTCTGGAGTTACAG AGTGAAGAGAAGAATAATCAGAATTCGTCATTGGAACAGAGATTCCGTGCCCTGGAACAGATCTATGAGGAGGCCATTACACTATTGCATGTTCATGGTTCGCTCATCTATGATATGCAGACACAGATTCGAAACCTTACCTTGGCTGTAGAGCGCGTCCAACGCAACCCTGGCTGCATGATCAACATTGTCCGCACAAGCCCACTGCTAAGTGCCAAAGAAACCTTACATCCAG AGGTTCAGCATATACGAAATTGCCCAATCGACTGTGCCTCCTTGTACTACAATGGAGTTCACAGATCTGGGATTTTTGCTGTTGTCCCTTCATTAGGCTCAACACCAATTGAAGTCTACTGTGACATGGAGACTGATG GTGGTGGCTGGACCACATTCCAACGTCGACAGGATGGCAAGGTGAATTTCAATCGCAAGTGGACAGAGTACAGAGATGGTTTTGGAGACCTGCATGGGGAATTCTGGTTGGGGAATGACCACATTCATGACATTTCTAGCCAGGGAGATTACTGCTTACGCATCGACCTAGAGGACTGGAACGGCAAACACAAACATGCTCTCTACCAAAGTTTCAG AATTGAAGATGAGGAAAACCAATATCGTCTCCATATCTCTGGGTTTAGTGGGACAGTAGAGGACTCGTTCAGCTGGTACCATGACAAGCAGAGCTTCAGCACACCAGACACTGGCAATATCTGTGCTGAAATATCCCATGGAGGATGGTGGTACCACCAGTGCTTTTTTGCTAACCTGAATGGAGTGTATTATAAA GGGGGGCGTTACTCTGTCAAAGGAAAGAATCTTCTTGGTCCAGATGGTATTGTATGGTACACCTGGAAGGATTCAGATTACTACTCACTAAAGAAAGTGAGTATGATGATCCGCCCACGGACCTTCAAGCCCCGTCTTTCTCCATGA